A region of Ochotona princeps isolate mOchPri1 chromosome 2, mOchPri1.hap1, whole genome shotgun sequence DNA encodes the following proteins:
- the LOC101518810 gene encoding chymotrypsin-like elastase family member 3B, whose protein sequence is MIRLLSSLLLVALGSHPPIHIPSSHLSNPSSRVINGEPVDPPHSKPWQVALLLEQSGGLYFICGGSLIHADWVLTAAHCVVDGGSYWVLLGRYNLSEPESSDQVIRVCEVHVHSQYDDNNVAKGYDIALLKLCSSAKLTPEVQPGHLPPAGYVLPHGTECCVTGWGYISDNGPISDVLLKGLLPVIDYAYCSQWSYWGSTVKETHVCAGEAGSSACSGDSGGPLNCKAEDGTCIVYGIVSFGSGYGCNYPRKPTVFTRVSAYIDWIEKITGIDFS, encoded by the exons ATGATCCGGCTGCTGAGCTCCCTCCTCCTTGTGGCCCTGG GCTCACACCCACCGATTCACATCCCCTCCAGCCACTTGTCCAACCCCTCCAGCCGTGTGATCAATGGTGAGCCTGTAGACCCTCCCCACAGCAAGCCCTGGCAG GTCGCCTTGCTGCTTGAACAGAGTGGAGGCCTGTACTTCATCTGTGGAGGGAGCCTCATCCACGCTGACTGGGTTCTGACTGCAGCACACTGTGTCGT agATGGCGGATCATATTGGGTGCTGCTGGGCAGGTACAACCTGAGTGAACCAGAGTCATCCGACCAGGTCATCAGAGTGTGTGAGGTCCACGTGCACTCGCAATACGATGACAATAATGTGGCCAAAGG CTATGACATCGCCCTCCTCAAGCTGTGCTCCAGTGCTAAGCTAACACCTGAAGTCCAACCTGGCCACCTTCCTCCTGCTGGCTACGTCCTACCACATGGGACAGAATGCTGTGTCACTGGCTGGGGCTACATTTCCG aTAACGGGCCAATCTCAGATGTTCTACTGAaggggctgctgcctgtgatagaCTACGCATACTGCTCTCAGTGGAGCTACTGGGGTTCAACCGTGAAGGAGACCCATGTGTGTGCTGGCGAGGCAGGATCCTCTGCGTGTAGT GGTGACTCTGGAGGACCCCTCAACTGTAAAGCGGAGGATGGCACCTGTATTGTTTACGGCATAGTCAGTTTTGGTTCTGGTTATGGCTGCAATTACCCGAGGAAGCCCACGGTGTTCACGCGTGTGTCAGCCTACATTGACTGGATTGAAAAG ATCACTGGGATTGATTTCAGCTAA